The proteins below are encoded in one region of Streptomyces roseirectus:
- a CDS encoding DUF6262 family protein, with amino-acid sequence MSAPASPPRTAAALAARERRVKDMLQRIEATVAELRHRHTAVSFQAVARKAGVSRTFLYENPEARKLIETARERGEGAGRPERQHSSEAEVAWRERALNAEDGLKTAHAEIRRQRSRMGQLLGQIRDLEARWSDESVTHLVEQNAQLKQRVQQLSQDQRQMEERLQATRTNNRFQDRRIAQLEAQLLEHTGGS; translated from the coding sequence ATGAGCGCACCGGCCTCGCCGCCGCGCACGGCCGCCGCACTGGCCGCCCGTGAACGCCGCGTCAAGGACATGCTCCAGCGGATCGAAGCCACCGTCGCCGAGTTGCGGCATCGACACACCGCAGTCAGCTTCCAGGCCGTCGCCCGCAAGGCTGGCGTCTCCCGCACCTTCCTCTACGAAAACCCCGAGGCCAGGAAGCTGATCGAGACCGCACGGGAGCGGGGCGAAGGAGCCGGCCGACCAGAGCGGCAGCACAGCAGCGAGGCCGAGGTGGCCTGGCGTGAACGCGCGCTCAACGCCGAAGACGGGCTCAAGACCGCACACGCGGAGATCAGAAGACAGCGCTCCCGCATGGGCCAGTTGCTCGGTCAGATCCGCGACCTGGAGGCCCGCTGGTCGGACGAGTCTGTGACACACCTGGTCGAGCAAAACGCGCAACTCAAGCAGCGAGTTCAGCAACTGTCCCAGGACCAGCGGCAGATGGAGGAGCGACTGCAGGCTACTCGGACGAACAACAGGTTCCAGGACCGCCGCATCGCCCAGTTGGAAGCACAACTGCTGGAACACACCGGCGGCAGTTGA
- a CDS encoding radical SAM/SPASM domain-containing protein, giving the protein MEITGKCQLTCTHCLSESSPQATHGTMAPEDWRAVIVDAAALGIRSVQLIGGEPTVHPNWREFTDLGLSLGLHVEIYSNLFHVAPGWWEVFERDGVTLATSYYSDDPAEHDKITGRDGSYARTRCNIWEAITRGITLRAGIVDILPGQRVTEAVAELESMGVTAIKTDRVRAVGRAALPGTAPSLDELCGRCTRGRAAVLPNGDLTGCVLSRGFPAGNVRETRLANLLGGKAWHDLAARIPAPRAACPPDDSNDCTPASTDSCDPQ; this is encoded by the coding sequence CTGGAGATCACCGGGAAGTGCCAACTGACGTGCACGCACTGCCTGTCGGAGTCCAGCCCGCAGGCCACGCACGGCACGATGGCCCCCGAGGACTGGCGTGCGGTCATCGTCGACGCCGCCGCGCTCGGCATCCGTTCCGTCCAGCTCATCGGGGGCGAACCGACCGTTCACCCCAACTGGCGGGAGTTCACCGACCTCGGGCTGTCGCTCGGGCTGCACGTCGAGATCTACAGCAACTTGTTTCACGTCGCGCCCGGCTGGTGGGAGGTGTTCGAGCGGGACGGCGTGACGCTGGCGACGAGTTACTACAGCGACGACCCGGCCGAACACGACAAGATCACTGGCCGCGACGGGAGTTACGCCCGTACTCGGTGCAACATCTGGGAAGCCATCACGCGGGGGATCACGCTCCGGGCGGGGATCGTGGACATTCTTCCGGGGCAGCGCGTCACAGAAGCCGTCGCGGAGTTGGAATCCATGGGCGTGACGGCCATCAAAACGGACCGGGTTCGCGCCGTGGGCCGTGCCGCGCTCCCCGGCACCGCACCGTCGCTCGACGAACTGTGCGGCAGGTGCACCCGAGGACGCGCGGCCGTTCTCCCGAACGGGGACCTCACCGGATGCGTGCTGTCGCGCGGCTTCCCGGCGGGCAACGTCCGGGAAACCCGGCTCGCCAACCTGCTGGGCGGGAAGGCGTGGCATGACCTGGCGGCACGCATCCCGGCGCCCCGGGCCGCATGCCCGCCGGACGACTCCAACGACTGCACCCCTGCCAGCACGGATTCGTGCGACCCGCAGTGA
- a CDS encoding metallophosphoesterase: MVIVFGVLVLGVLVAGNWYLWRRLFRDTTRGPGWARRGGAVLIAAGWILAISALVAERAGAPFWLQRVLAWPGFLWLAVAMYLLLALVAGEAVRPLLRLFLERRTARRTADPASSPASEPLKAPQEPARTLSEVPATPDVSPAPEPPQTASGPTAPEPATTSAPSPLATPTRRLFVSRVVAGAAAAAAVTTVGYGTYGVLRGPKVKRVTVPLAKLPRAAHGYRIAVVSDVHLGPVLGRGFAQKVVDTINGTQPDLIAVVGDLVDGSVKDLGPAAAPLAQLRARHGSYFVTGNHEYFSGAEQWVDEVRRLGLRPLENQRTELPWFDLAGVNDLAGESEGQGPDFAKALGDRDTARTCVLLAHQPVQIHDAVDHGVDLQLSGHTHGGQLWPGNYIAAAANPTVSGLERYEDTQLYVSNGAGAWGMPTRVGAQSDVTVIELASRQA; the protein is encoded by the coding sequence ATGGTGATCGTCTTCGGTGTGCTCGTGCTCGGTGTCCTGGTGGCCGGCAACTGGTACCTGTGGCGCCGGCTCTTCCGCGACACGACCCGGGGTCCGGGCTGGGCGCGCCGAGGGGGCGCCGTCCTGATCGCGGCCGGCTGGATCCTCGCGATCTCGGCCCTGGTCGCCGAGCGCGCGGGCGCCCCGTTCTGGCTCCAGCGCGTCCTGGCCTGGCCGGGCTTCCTGTGGCTGGCCGTGGCGATGTACCTGCTGCTGGCGCTGGTGGCGGGCGAGGCCGTACGTCCGCTGTTGCGGCTGTTCCTGGAACGCCGGACGGCCCGCCGCACCGCCGACCCCGCCTCCAGCCCCGCCTCCGAGCCCCTGAAGGCCCCCCAGGAGCCCGCCCGCACCCTCTCCGAGGTCCCGGCCACCCCAGACGTCTCCCCGGCCCCTGAACCGCCCCAGACGGCCTCCGGCCCGACGGCCCCTGAACCAGCGACCACGTCTGCTCCCTCCCCCCTCGCCACCCCCACCCGCCGCCTCTTCGTCTCCCGAGTCGTCGCCGGCGCCGCGGCGGCCGCCGCCGTGACCACCGTCGGCTACGGCACCTACGGCGTCCTGCGCGGCCCGAAGGTGAAACGCGTCACGGTCCCCCTGGCGAAGCTGCCGCGTGCCGCGCACGGTTACCGGATCGCCGTCGTCAGTGACGTCCACCTCGGCCCGGTCCTGGGCCGGGGTTTCGCGCAGAAGGTCGTCGACACGATCAACGGCACGCAGCCCGACCTGATCGCGGTCGTCGGCGACCTGGTCGACGGCAGTGTGAAGGACCTCGGCCCGGCGGCGGCGCCGCTCGCGCAGCTCAGAGCCCGGCACGGCAGCTACTTCGTCACCGGCAACCACGAGTACTTCTCCGGCGCCGAGCAGTGGGTCGACGAGGTGCGCCGCCTGGGCCTGCGCCCGCTGGAGAACCAGCGCACCGAACTCCCGTGGTTCGACCTGGCCGGGGTCAACGACCTCGCGGGCGAGAGCGAGGGCCAGGGCCCGGACTTCGCGAAGGCGCTCGGCGACCGCGACACCGCGCGCACGTGCGTGCTCCTTGCCCACCAGCCCGTGCAGATCCACGACGCCGTCGACCACGGCGTCGACCTCCAGCTCTCCGGCCATACGCACGGGGGCCAGCTGTGGCCCGGCAACTACATCGCGGCGGCGGCCAACCCCACGGTCTCCGGCCTGGAGCGGTACGAGGACACCCAGCTGTACGTCTCCAACGGCGCGGGCGCCTGGGGCATGCCCACGCGCGTGGGCGCGCAGTCCGACGTCACCGTGATCGAGCTGGCGTCCCGTCAGGCCTGA
- the tgmC gene encoding ATP-grasp peptide maturase system methyltransferase, giving the protein MSMPADLETDSVRLREAMAKGLAADGVLADPAWRQAVEAVPRHRFVPGFYLPADERDEQGLTVWEPVTAELDYGRWLAAAYSDTTLITQFDGEEPDWKAPVVRHGGAPTSSSTLPSLVVRMWADAEVTDGHTVLEIGTGTGYSTALACERLGSADVTSIEVDGRRLEQAASALYGLGYTPTLAVADGLYGYWPEASFDRIVAACSFRAIPPALLAQVRPGGKILLTLSGWLYGYARVLLTVAEDGTAEGRLLGGTVSFMSARTHAAPVFGNPAHWAAGLPDKPRATPHSPERIAAATEEAFHLRFLAQSAVPDAQMTTVGEVVHLVDVVTGSAATLTPASHGWAVREGGPVKLWERIERVLDAYDTAGRPGPETFTLHVYGGGQHLRHPQMPDLPLPRP; this is encoded by the coding sequence ATGAGTATGCCCGCCGACCTTGAGACCGACTCCGTCCGCCTGCGCGAGGCGATGGCCAAGGGCCTCGCTGCCGACGGCGTCCTCGCCGATCCGGCCTGGCGCCAGGCCGTCGAGGCGGTGCCCAGGCACCGGTTCGTGCCCGGCTTCTACCTGCCCGCCGATGAGCGTGACGAGCAGGGCCTGACGGTGTGGGAGCCGGTCACCGCCGAACTCGATTACGGCCGCTGGCTGGCCGCCGCGTACTCCGACACCACGCTGATCACGCAGTTCGACGGTGAGGAACCCGACTGGAAGGCCCCCGTCGTACGCCACGGCGGAGCCCCCACCTCCTCATCCACGCTGCCCTCGCTCGTCGTGCGCATGTGGGCGGACGCCGAGGTCACCGACGGGCACACGGTGCTGGAGATCGGCACCGGGACCGGCTACTCGACCGCGCTCGCCTGCGAACGCCTCGGCTCCGCCGACGTCACGTCGATCGAGGTCGACGGCCGCCGACTGGAGCAGGCGGCGAGCGCGCTGTACGGCCTGGGCTACACCCCGACCCTGGCGGTGGCGGACGGACTGTACGGGTACTGGCCCGAAGCATCGTTCGACCGGATCGTGGCCGCCTGCTCCTTCCGCGCGATCCCGCCCGCTCTGCTCGCGCAAGTACGGCCGGGCGGGAAGATCCTGCTCACCCTGTCGGGCTGGCTCTACGGATACGCCCGCGTCCTGCTGACGGTGGCCGAGGACGGCACCGCCGAGGGCCGACTGCTCGGCGGCACCGTGTCGTTCATGTCAGCGCGTACGCACGCGGCGCCGGTGTTCGGCAACCCCGCCCACTGGGCCGCGGGCCTGCCCGACAAGCCCCGCGCCACCCCGCACAGCCCGGAGCGGATCGCGGCCGCCACCGAGGAAGCGTTCCACCTGCGCTTCCTCGCCCAAAGCGCTGTGCCCGACGCGCAGATGACGACCGTCGGCGAAGTGGTGCACCTGGTCGACGTCGTCACCGGCTCCGCCGCCACCCTCACCCCCGCAAGCCACGGATGGGCCGTGCGCGAGGGCGGCCCGGTGAAGCTGTGGGAACGGATCGAGCGCGTCCTGGACGCCTACGACACGGCCGGCAGGCCGGGACCGGAGACGTTCACGCTGCACGTCTACGGCGGCGGGCAGCACCTGCGGCACCCGCAGATGCCCGACCTGCCGCTGCCGAGGCCCTGA
- a CDS encoding DUF6087 family protein: MGKHRRPGPSNQPSRAVPRVDADDPLAAYNKRRRPPMDLSRRHWPVHGGASHLRPDEPRVLEEWTGFAYEVVGTAPSLAAAQEWVNELQIGDDTAA; this comes from the coding sequence ATGGGCAAGCACCGCCGACCCGGACCGTCGAACCAGCCGTCGCGCGCCGTGCCGCGCGTGGACGCCGACGACCCACTCGCCGCCTACAACAAACGGCGCCGCCCCCCGATGGACCTTTCCCGCCGTCACTGGCCCGTGCACGGCGGCGCCAGCCACCTCCGGCCCGACGAGCCGCGCGTCCTGGAGGAGTGGACCGGGTTCGCGTATGAGGTGGTCGGCACCGCTCCCAGCCTCGCGGCCGCCCAGGAATGGGTGAACGAACTCCAGATCGGCGACGACACCGCAGCCTGA
- a CDS encoding D-alanyl-D-alanine carboxypeptidase, translating to MPAPMKRTVRRSLTVTAATLATAALTAPFAVAAPSPSPSPTPSVTPPAKMSTVGGARLGLPGTQADLANGAPVLPKDVTARSWIVADAESGEVLAAHNAHWRLPPASTMKMLFADTVLPRFPKTTQHKVTPAELAGMGAGSSLVGIKEGETYSVHDLWLGVFLRSGNDAVRVLSAMNGGVRATVDEMNSHAEELQALDTHVVSPDGYDAPGQVSSAYDLTLIARSGLQKKDFREYASTVRAKFPGQTKKDAKTGKTSRTPFEIQNTNRLLSGDYDIAQYPGIAGVKNGNTTNAGATFTGVAERAGRVLLVTVMNPAKEAHNEVYKETAALFDWGFQAAGKVRPIGELVPPKNATLSTPRPGSTPTPEGQAGGGTSPIAAKSTPSSTSGIGTALAITAAALLTLAGGAFLVNRKWPLRRR from the coding sequence GTGCCCGCACCCATGAAACGGACGGTCAGGCGATCCCTGACGGTCACCGCAGCCACGCTCGCGACCGCCGCGCTCACCGCGCCCTTCGCCGTCGCCGCGCCCTCGCCGTCCCCGTCGCCGACGCCCTCGGTGACGCCGCCCGCGAAGATGTCCACGGTCGGCGGGGCGCGGCTGGGGCTGCCGGGGACGCAGGCGGATCTGGCGAACGGGGCGCCCGTGCTGCCGAAGGACGTCACCGCGCGGTCCTGGATCGTCGCGGACGCGGAGTCCGGGGAGGTGCTGGCCGCGCACAACGCGCACTGGCGGCTGCCGCCGGCGTCCACCATGAAGATGCTGTTCGCGGACACCGTCCTGCCGCGCTTCCCGAAGACGACCCAGCACAAGGTGACGCCGGCCGAGCTGGCGGGCATGGGGGCCGGGTCCAGTCTCGTCGGGATAAAGGAGGGCGAGACGTACTCGGTGCACGACCTGTGGCTCGGGGTGTTCCTGCGGTCCGGGAACGACGCCGTGCGGGTGCTGTCCGCGATGAACGGGGGCGTGCGCGCGACGGTGGACGAGATGAACTCCCACGCGGAGGAGCTTCAGGCGCTCGACACGCACGTGGTGTCTCCCGACGGGTACGACGCGCCGGGGCAGGTGTCGTCCGCGTACGACCTCACGCTGATCGCGCGGTCCGGGTTGCAGAAGAAGGACTTCCGCGAGTACGCGTCGACCGTGCGCGCGAAGTTCCCGGGGCAGACCAAGAAGGACGCGAAGACCGGGAAGACGTCCCGGACGCCCTTCGAGATCCAGAACACGAACCGGCTGCTCAGCGGCGACTACGACATCGCCCAGTACCCGGGGATCGCGGGCGTCAAGAACGGCAACACCACCAACGCGGGCGCGACGTTCACGGGCGTCGCCGAACGGGCCGGGCGCGTTCTGCTGGTCACCGTCATGAACCCCGCCAAGGAAGCCCACAACGAGGTCTACAAGGAGACCGCCGCCCTCTTCGACTGGGGCTTCCAGGCCGCCGGCAAGGTCCGTCCCATCGGCGAACTCGTCCCCCCGAAGAACGCCACCCTCTCCACCCCCCGGCCCGGCTCCACCCCCACCCCCGAGGGCCAGGCCGGCGGCGGCACGTCCCCCATCGCCGCGAAGTCCACCCCCTCCAGCACCAGCGGCATCGGCACAGCCCTCGCCATCACCGCCGCCGCCCTCCTCACCCTCGCCGGGGGCGCATTTCTGGTCAACCGCAAGTGGCCCCTGCGGAGGCGGTGA
- a CDS encoding methyltransferase domain-containing protein yields the protein MDWEEHASRLASHVTDPDSRWVGAVAHTPRHELVPRWWERAGEKWQLRDGPSDHAAWMRAAYADRSLIIRVGSLHADRAHPGDQPQGRTTSSATLPTLVVRMLRHGRLGDGLSLLDLGTGAGGLAAYACHRLGDHCVTSLDIDPYLVSVAGKRLARMGHHPKMVTADATEWVPGTYDRIVATVALSPGPGLRAVVGALEPGGRLVTTLARTCLLVTGWKDRSGDVVGRVERDMAGFMSTRSGSDFPPAQTELFALARDAEGEHRSSGRYPVVDIENAWELRSMLEVTTPGVEIDYRSDGDSRTAYLIHPDGSWARASAERLDDPPEVHQSGPQRLWDALERIRFQLNTEGSLPLLGANLRITPDGVCHLSRGRWQTSLGAQ from the coding sequence ATGGACTGGGAAGAGCACGCGTCACGGCTCGCGTCGCACGTCACTGATCCCGATTCCCGCTGGGTGGGCGCGGTCGCGCACACCCCCCGTCACGAACTCGTCCCCCGCTGGTGGGAGCGCGCGGGCGAGAAATGGCAGCTCCGTGACGGGCCGTCCGACCATGCGGCATGGATGCGCGCCGCGTACGCGGACCGTTCGCTGATCATCCGAGTCGGCTCGCTCCACGCGGACCGCGCGCACCCCGGTGACCAGCCGCAGGGGCGTACCACTTCGTCCGCCACGCTGCCGACCCTGGTGGTGCGGATGCTGCGGCACGGCCGTCTCGGGGACGGGCTGTCGCTGCTGGACCTCGGGACCGGGGCCGGTGGGCTCGCCGCGTACGCCTGTCACCGGCTCGGGGACCACTGCGTGACCAGCCTGGACATTGACCCCTACCTGGTCAGCGTGGCCGGTAAGCGGCTCGCCCGCATGGGCCACCACCCCAAGATGGTCACAGCGGACGCCACCGAGTGGGTACCGGGCACGTACGACCGGATCGTGGCCACCGTCGCGCTCTCCCCCGGTCCCGGACTCCGGGCCGTGGTCGGGGCACTGGAACCCGGCGGGCGCCTCGTGACGACGCTCGCCCGTACCTGCCTGCTCGTCACCGGCTGGAAAGACCGGTCGGGGGACGTCGTGGGTCGGGTGGAACGGGACATGGCCGGTTTCATGTCGACCCGCTCCGGCAGCGACTTCCCGCCCGCCCAAACCGAGTTGTTCGCCCTCGCCCGCGACGCGGAAGGGGAACACCGCAGCAGCGGACGCTATCCCGTGGTGGACATCGAGAACGCGTGGGAACTGCGCTCCATGCTCGAAGTCACCACGCCCGGTGTGGAGATCGACTACCGGTCCGACGGGGACAGTCGCACCGCCTACCTGATCCACCCGGACGGTTCATGGGCCCGCGCATCCGCCGAACGGCTCGACGACCCGCCGGAAGTGCACCAAAGCGGCCCTCAGCGCCTGTGGGACGCCCTGGAACGCATCCGGTTCCAACTCAACACCGAGGGCTCGTTGCCACTGCTCGGCGCGAACCTCCGGATCACCCCCGACGGGGTGTGTCACCTGTCGCGCGGACGCTGGCAGACGTCCTTGGGCGCGCAGTAG
- a CDS encoding DUF397 domain-containing protein has protein sequence MKMNANQNEHTLSWAKSSYSNGQGGECLEWAPEHARTTGEVKIRDSKAVDGPHLTVSRAAFTSLVSLVRDAA, from the coding sequence ATGAAAATGAATGCTAACCAGAACGAGCACACTCTGAGCTGGGCCAAGTCCAGCTACAGCAACGGGCAGGGTGGCGAGTGCCTTGAGTGGGCCCCGGAGCACGCCCGGACGACGGGTGAGGTCAAGATCCGCGACAGCAAGGCCGTTGACGGGCCGCACCTCACAGTGAGCCGCGCGGCTTTTACCAGTCTCGTCAGCCTCGTTCGCGACGCCGCGTAG
- a CDS encoding SCO4848 family membrane protein: MVGVLVTCVWTTFVKNLIKDGSGLAFEDGHPTAYFWVHLTLAVVSFVLGTAIGLIGLRSLRALRATS; the protein is encoded by the coding sequence ATGGTGGGGGTACTGGTTACTTGCGTATGGACCACTTTCGTCAAGAACCTGATCAAGGACGGCAGTGGTCTCGCCTTCGAGGACGGACATCCCACGGCCTACTTCTGGGTGCACCTGACCCTCGCCGTCGTTTCCTTCGTATTGGGGACGGCCATCGGGCTCATCGGGTTGCGTTCCCTGCGTGCGTTGCGCGCCACGTCGTAG
- a CDS encoding Tat pathway signal protein, protein MASRSGNPHLALWTAASGLSHGEIARRIAVAGKARGHRQIAPDATRIRRWIDGEKPRPPVPALLADVLSEAVGQPLTAGDLGLTGTGVVLDSIQLPLLTEAAAQALAGWTQMDFMNRRDTLKLAVGAPLILAAERMLGGTARALNHDHKGFDADTVTALEEVTAFFTKADASKGGGLYRSAIVAQLDEVARRIQDGVPPKLKARVFAATADLAALAGWVSHDAGRYGIAQRLWSYGTYAAGEAGQRDRGVEIVTRMSHQMIYLGHPQDALGLLGAAAKKATLPATKALVSSQTGRVHAALGDERAAQRHLGTADELLADGLGDDVPEWVAYFDAAEHAGARAVSARDLAGLGRGRRAASVHFEDALKLRKPGFDRVRVMDRVGLAAALFDEGEVEQGAAAAHQALDDAARIDSTLVVSRLNTLLDAARPYKTAAIDDVRTRAKELAAARPTTIAA, encoded by the coding sequence ATGGCCAGCAGATCCGGCAACCCGCACCTGGCGCTGTGGACCGCGGCGAGCGGCCTGTCCCACGGGGAGATCGCCCGCCGGATCGCCGTGGCGGGCAAAGCCCGAGGCCACCGGCAGATCGCCCCCGACGCCACCCGTATCCGACGCTGGATCGACGGCGAGAAGCCCCGCCCGCCGGTCCCCGCCCTGCTCGCCGACGTCCTCTCGGAAGCGGTCGGCCAGCCGCTCACTGCCGGTGATCTCGGCCTGACGGGTACCGGTGTGGTGCTGGATAGCATCCAGCTCCCGCTGCTGACCGAAGCAGCGGCCCAGGCCCTGGCCGGATGGACGCAGATGGACTTCATGAACCGCCGCGATACCCTCAAGCTCGCCGTCGGCGCCCCGCTGATCCTCGCCGCCGAACGGATGCTCGGCGGCACTGCCCGCGCACTGAACCATGACCACAAGGGCTTCGACGCCGACACCGTCACCGCCCTCGAAGAGGTGACCGCCTTCTTCACCAAGGCCGACGCCTCCAAGGGCGGCGGCCTGTACCGCTCGGCGATCGTCGCCCAGCTCGACGAGGTCGCCCGCCGTATCCAGGACGGCGTCCCACCGAAGCTGAAGGCCCGAGTGTTCGCGGCGACCGCCGACCTCGCGGCGCTCGCGGGCTGGGTGAGCCATGACGCCGGCCGCTACGGCATCGCCCAGCGCCTGTGGAGTTACGGCACGTACGCCGCTGGCGAGGCCGGGCAGCGCGACCGCGGGGTGGAGATCGTCACCCGCATGTCACACCAGATGATCTACCTCGGGCACCCCCAGGACGCCCTCGGCCTGCTCGGCGCCGCCGCCAAGAAGGCCACACTGCCCGCGACGAAGGCGCTGGTCTCCTCGCAGACCGGCCGGGTGCACGCGGCCCTCGGCGACGAGCGAGCGGCCCAGAGGCACCTCGGCACCGCCGACGAGCTCCTGGCGGACGGTCTCGGCGACGACGTCCCCGAATGGGTCGCGTACTTCGACGCGGCCGAGCACGCCGGCGCCCGAGCGGTCTCCGCCCGCGACCTCGCCGGACTCGGCCGTGGCCGCAGGGCCGCGAGCGTCCACTTCGAGGACGCCCTCAAGCTCAGGAAGCCCGGCTTCGACCGGGTCCGCGTCATGGACCGCGTCGGCCTGGCCGCCGCGCTCTTCGACGAGGGCGAGGTCGAGCAGGGCGCCGCTGCGGCCCACCAGGCGCTCGACGACGCGGCCCGCATCGACTCCACCCTCGTCGTGTCCCGGCTCAACACGCTGCTGGACGCGGCCCGCCCGTACAAGACCGCCGCGATCGACGACGTACGGACTCGGGCAAAAGAACTGGCCGCCGCCCGGCCGACCACGATCGCGGCCTGA
- a CDS encoding SCO4848 family membrane protein: protein MKLSRRTSWFLLAFGAWSWVIWVTFIKNLFEDASGLAFDDGNPTAYFWVHLALAITSFILGTAVGMIGLRGVRAAQRATE, encoded by the coding sequence ATGAAGCTCAGCCGCCGCACCTCCTGGTTCCTGCTCGCCTTCGGCGCCTGGTCTTGGGTGATCTGGGTGACCTTCATCAAGAATCTCTTCGAGGACGCCAGCGGGTTGGCGTTCGACGACGGCAACCCCACGGCGTACTTCTGGGTCCACCTCGCGTTGGCCATCACGTCGTTCATCCTAGGTACTGCCGTGGGCATGATCGGCCTGCGAGGGGTGCGGGCTGCCCAACGAGCGACCGAGTAA
- the tgmB gene encoding ATP-grasp ribosomal peptide maturase, translated as MASTVLVVTALEDVTADWVIAALNEREVPVVRVDPADIGTGLTFGARIEAGAPSWGGRLRTASREVELGEVAAVYYRRPTPYAARYQHLPPQQREFAAAEARHGLGGILNTLHGAVYVNHPAAVTRADFKPAQLQRFTELGLSIPPTLVTNDVEAARKFAAEHGPVIYKTFRGLPRDEDGHTGAIWAQRIDPETFDDSLAVTAHLFQAEIPKTGDVRVTVVGRRVFAQQIAAPDGALDWRRGNWDDLIHAPITVPASIEAALHSYLASFGLVFGCFDFALTGDGDAPEHWTAIECNSNGQWGWLPDAPTITEAFADILSRKEAGPR; from the coding sequence ATGGCCTCCACCGTCCTGGTCGTCACCGCGCTGGAAGACGTCACCGCGGACTGGGTCATCGCCGCGCTGAACGAGCGTGAGGTGCCCGTCGTACGCGTCGACCCCGCCGATATCGGCACCGGGCTGACCTTCGGGGCCCGCATCGAGGCGGGGGCGCCCTCGTGGGGCGGGCGACTGCGTACGGCGAGCCGGGAGGTGGAGCTGGGGGAGGTGGCGGCGGTCTACTACCGCCGCCCCACCCCCTACGCCGCCCGGTATCAGCATCTGCCCCCGCAACAGCGGGAGTTCGCCGCCGCTGAGGCGAGGCACGGGCTCGGCGGCATCCTGAACACCCTGCACGGCGCCGTCTACGTCAACCACCCGGCAGCGGTGACCCGCGCGGACTTCAAGCCCGCCCAGTTGCAGAGGTTCACCGAGCTCGGGCTGTCGATCCCGCCGACCCTGGTCACCAACGACGTCGAGGCGGCCCGCAAGTTCGCCGCCGAACACGGCCCCGTCATCTACAAGACATTCCGTGGCCTGCCCCGGGACGAAGACGGGCACACCGGCGCGATCTGGGCCCAGCGCATTGATCCCGAGACCTTCGATGACTCCCTCGCGGTGACCGCCCACCTGTTCCAGGCCGAGATCCCCAAGACCGGGGACGTGCGGGTCACCGTGGTCGGCCGCCGTGTCTTCGCCCAACAGATCGCCGCCCCGGACGGCGCCTTGGACTGGCGCCGCGGCAACTGGGACGACCTGATCCACGCCCCCATCACCGTGCCTGCCTCCATCGAGGCCGCGCTGCACAGCTACCTGGCCTCGTTCGGCCTGGTCTTCGGCTGCTTCGACTTCGCCCTGACCGGCGACGGAGATGCCCCGGAACACTGGACGGCGATCGAGTGCAACAGCAACGGGCAGTGGGGCTGGCTACCCGACGCGCCGACCATCACCGAGGCATTCGCCGACATCCTGAGCAGGAAGGAGGCGGGGCCGAGATGA
- a CDS encoding putative ATP-grasp-modified RiPP, protein MATPTAQAPWAMGLVTDRLPIGPPSYATVVLDGATQTARYTDAAGQVVEMGKHGTSKTTGTASMSGGGDGQNPQPQTQDDNTTDYESD, encoded by the coding sequence ATGGCTACACCGACCGCTCAGGCACCGTGGGCGATGGGGCTGGTCACCGACCGGCTGCCCATCGGCCCGCCGTCGTACGCCACGGTGGTGCTGGACGGGGCCACGCAGACCGCCCGCTACACCGACGCCGCCGGCCAGGTCGTGGAGATGGGCAAGCACGGCACGTCGAAGACGACCGGCACGGCGTCGATGTCCGGGGGCGGGGACGGGCAGAACCCGCAGCCGCAGACCCAGGACGACAACACCACCGACTACGAGTCGGACTGA